A DNA window from Hordeum vulgare subsp. vulgare chromosome 1H, MorexV3_pseudomolecules_assembly, whole genome shotgun sequence contains the following coding sequences:
- the LOC123408155 gene encoding hypoxanthine-guanine phosphoribosyltransferase encodes MVSEAANAGIDRVLWSEAEIAARVAEVASELAADIRRLPESAVVVGVATGAFLFLADLVRRIDAPLAVDLVRVESYGDGTESSGRPRVTADLKVDVAGKHVVVVEDIVDTGNTVSCLIAHLQKKGALSISVCTFLDKPARRTVDFQLVGGGKFYRGFECPDSFVVGYGMDYAELYRNLPYVGVLKPEMYNKKTDN; translated from the exons ATGGTGAGCGAAGCCGCCAACGCCGGCATCGATCGCGTGCTGTGGTCGGAGGCTGAGATCGCCGCGCGGGTCGCCGAGGTCGCCTCGGAGCTCGCTGCGGACATCCGCCGGCTCCCGGAGTCGGCCGTCGTCGTGGGCGTCGCCACGGGGgctttcctcttcctcgctgaccTGGTGCGGCGCATCGACGCGCCGCTCGCCGTCGACCTCGTGCGCGTCGAGTCGTATGGCGACGGCACCGAGTCCAGCGGAAGGCCCCGGGTCACTGCTGACCTCAAGGTCGACGTAGCCGGGAAGCACGTCGTGGTG GTTGAAGATATTGTGGACACAGGGAATACTGTTTCCTGTCTCATTGCCCATTTACAAAAGAAAGGAGCACTGTCCATATCAGTTTGCACTTTCCTGGACAAACCAGCAAGAAGGACAGTCGATTTTCAGCTAGTGGGGGGTGGAAAATTTTATAGAGGCTTCGAG TGCCCCGACAGCTTTGTTGTTGGCTATGGTATGGATTATGCTGAGCTCTACCGCAACCTGCCCTATGTTGGAGTTCTCAAGCCTGAGATGTACAATAAGAAAACTGACAACTAG